AACCAACAATCACCCTTTCCCCTTCCCTAACATTTTCCTGCGGCGGGGCGAAGGCCTTCACTACAACATCGCCAGCCCTCAGCTTCAGCATCAAAAAGCTTCCGAGGTAGCCAATTTCCTCAACGACAGCCTCAAAGGTGTTCTCAGCCTGCTGGTTGATTTTAAGCTTTTCAGGGCGGATGGATATGCAGAACTCCCTCGCCCCATCAAGGCCGAAAACCCTCACCTTTCCGATTTCGGTGATGACCTCTCCGTTCACGACCCTTGCCTCCAGAAAGTTGGTTTCGCCTATGAATGAGGCGACGAACCTCGTTTTTGGCCTCTCGTAGATTTCCCTTGGCGTCCCAATCTGGTGGATTCTGCCTTCATTGAGGACGGCCAACCTGTCGGAAAGCAGCAAAGCCTCGCTCTGGTCGTGGGTGACGTAAATGAAGGTCGTTCCCAGCGTCTTCTGGATTCTTTTAAGTTCGGAAATCATGTGCTGCCTTATCTTTAAATCCAGAGCGCCGAGCGGCTCGTCGAGGAGCAGGATGGAAGGCTCGGTAACCAGAGCCCTCGCAATTGCAACCCTCTGCTGCTGCCCTCCAGATAGCTGCTCTACCTTCCTTTTTGCGTAAATCTCAGGGTCGAGGTTGACGAGTTCGAGGTAGCGGTAAACCCTATCCTTTATCTCACCTTCGGGAATCTTTCTCAGCCTCAACCCGTAGGCGACGTTTTCAAAAACGTTAAGATGGGGGAAGAGGGCGAGATTCTGAAACACCATACCGACGTTGCGCCTGTAGGGCGGTAAAGAGGTGCAATCCTCCCCGTTAATCCTCACAAAACCCTGATCGGGAAAGGTAAGTCCCGCAATTATCCGTATGATTGTGGTTTTCCCGGAACCACTTGGGCCAAGCAGGGAGAAGAACTCACCCTGCTGAATCCTGAGATTTATGTCTTCGAGCACCGTAGTGCTGTCGTAGCTCTTTGAAATGCCCTCAAGTTCGACAGCGTAGCCAACCACAGAACACAATCAATCCATTTTGTATAAAAAACTTTCGTGTCAGCCCAATTTTTTATCTAATGTTGATAAACATTCTAAATGCTTTTTACGCAGAAAAAAGAGCTTTAATTGGCATAAAATTGAAAATCAGAATTTCAAAAATTTATCAGACCTTGGATAATGATTTTAGTTTTAAAAGGACAGTTTTTAGATTTTCAAAAACCAAAGTCGCTTTTAAGGACATTTTCCACTCTTTTGGACATCACCGGATTCGCTTGTTGGCGTTAGCACTTTGCATTCTTGGGAGTCTAGCCAACTTTTGGCATAGTTCAAAAAACAACTCCTCAAGCAACTCAAAAACTAATAAATATTGCAGCCCACTCCCAATTCTGATGACTCTTCCATCGAAGGAAAACTTCTCAGAGTGGTATCACGAGGTCATTCAGACAGCAGAGATAATGGACGTCAGGTATCCGGTTAAGGGGCTTTACGTATGGTTCCCCTTCGGCTTCAAAATCAGGCAGCTCGTTTACTCAAAGCTGAGAGAGATTATGGACAGGGAGCATGATGAGGTTTACTTCCCCGCCCTCATCCCTGAGACCGAGCTTGGCAAGGAGGGAGAGCACATAAAGGGCTTTGAGGACGAGGTTTACTGGATTACCCACGGCGGACTAACGCCCCTTGACGTTAAGCTTGCTTTGAGGCCGACAAGCGAGACTGCAATGTATCCAATGTTCAGACTTTGGGTGAGAAACCACGCTGATTTGCCTTTGAAGGTTTACCAGATAGTAAACACCTTCCGCTACGAAACGAAGCACACGAGACCGCTCATCAGGCTGAGGGAGATCACGTCCTTCAAAGAGGCACACACCGTGCACAAAGACTTTGAAGAGGCAGCGGAGCACGTTAAGAAGGCCATAGGCTTCTATAAAGAGTTTTATGATTTCCTTGCCATTCCCTACATGGTCATCCGCCGTCCCGAGTGGGACAAGTTTCCGGGAGCGGCGTACACAATAGCATTCGACACAATAATGCCCGACGGCAGAACACTGCAGATAGGCACGGTTCACCATTTAGCCGACAACTTCGCCAGAACTTTTGACATAAAGTATGAAGCGCCCAACGGCGAGCACTACTACGCCCACCAGACATGCTATGGAATTTCGGAGAGATGCATTGCAGCTTTGATAAGCGTCCACGGAGACGACCTTGGCCTTGTGCTGCCCTTTGAGGTTGCACCAGTGCAGATAGTCATAATCCCAATTCTCTACAAGGGCAAGGAAGAGGCGGTAATGGAAGCTTGCAGAAAGCTGGCTGAGAAGCTGAAGGCCTTCAGAGTCGTTCTTGATGAAGGGGAGGACAGGCCGGGGGCGAAGTACTACAAGTGGGAGCTTAAGGGCGTGCCCATAAGATTTGAAATAGGGCCGAGGGATGCGGAGAAGGGGGTTGCGGTGGTTTCTTTCAGGGATGAAAAAAGGAAGTTTGAGGTTCCGCTGGATGAGGTAGATGAGGGCAAGGTTCTGGAGTGGGCAAGAGAGCTCAAGCAGAGGCTGAGGAATGCAGCAGCGGAAAGGATGGCAGAGAAAGTGAAGTTTGTTGAAAATACAGGCGAAATTGAAGAATGGGGCGGAGTAGTAGCGGTCTATCTTTGCAGCGATGAGGACTGCGGACACAGCGTTGAAGAGCATGGAAAGAGCCTCCTCGGATGGTTTGAGGAGGTGCCAGACTGGTTGGATTTGGAGCCTGAGGGTAAGTGTGTTGTTTGTGGCAGAGAAGGTAGATTGGCGGCTCTAGCCAAGACTTATTAAATTATTTGAACAATAAATATATATTTTTCTCCCAACTGGCGCGAAAAGGAGTTAAAAATCCAGTTTTCAACCAAACCAATTAAAATATAACAGAAATTTTCCAAAACAGCCTTTTGATAGCTTTTTAGCTCGAATTTTCCCGTATGAAAACTGTTTAAAATCGTCGAAAAATTTAAATGTCAAAGGACATGAGATTATTTCCAGCCAGATTCGTGTGGTTTCGTTACAAATAGACCAACCCTGATAGAATCTGGCATAAAAGTTGGAAAACGCTCCGAATTTGGATATTTCCTTCAGGAGGTGAGAAAAAATGGAGGGTGATGGCGATGATAGTCGGTCGGCATATTATCGCAGAACTGTACGGGGTGAAGGAGGAGCTTATCGCCAAAGAGGAGGTGGTACGCTCCATTGTGGAGGAGGTGGTGGATAAAGCAGAGCTTACGAAAGTAGGCAGCGTTTACAAACAGTTCAATCCCCACGGCGTTACGGGGATTGTTTTGATTGCTGAAAGCCACGTTTCTATACACACATGGCCTGAATACGGGCTTGTTAACCTCGACATTTTCACGTGCGGTGATACAAGCAAGGTCGAGAAGGCCTTTAAGCTGTTCCTTGAGAAGTTCAAGCCAGAATCCTATCGCCACTACGTTCTTGACAGGGGGTAAAATGGACAGGATTGTCAGGCAGATACTGGTAAAGCTCCTTGGAGGAGAAAGAAGCGTTTACGAGCTAATTTACTATCAGGATGCATCGCTGAGGGAGTTCTTTGAACTCCTCAACTCTTTGAGGGATGAGGGGCTGATTGAAGTTGAGAGCGGGAAAGTGAGGATTACCGAGAAGGGCAGGGAGGTTGCCGAGAAAGAGAGGCTAAAGTTCTGCGGAGATGTTGAGTGTGAGTGCTGTGAGGGTACGGGGCTTTCAATCAACCCCTATTTTAAGGAAATTTTGCAGAAGTACTCCGAAATAGCCAAGGACCGCCCCGAAACCATTGAAGTCTATGATCAGGGATTCATCAGCCTTGAAGGTGTGATAAGGAGAGTTGAGTTCGTTTACGACAGAGGAGATTTGAATGGCAGAATTTTTGTCGTCGGCGATGATGATCTATTCGGCATTGCCGCATCGCTGACGGGGATGCCTGAGAAGGTTGCTGTTGTGGACATCGATGAGAGGCTAATCAACTTCATAAACAGGGTGGCTGAGGAGTATAGCCTCAACGTTGAGGCCTTTGTTTATGACGTCCAGCAGGCTTTTCCGGACGAGCTCAAAAGGAAGTTTGACGTCTTCGTCACCGATCCGGTAGAGACAATCCCCGGATTGAAGCTCTTCCTTTCGAGGGGGGTTTCAACGCTTAAGGGCGTTGGTGGAGCTGGATACTTCGGCATAACAACCCTTGAAGCTTCGAGAAGGAAATGGTACGAGATTCAGAGGATGATTCACGACATGGGCTTCATCATCACTGACCTCAGGAGGAGGTTCAACGTTTATCCTGAGGATGAGAAGAACTTCTTCAGATTTCAGGAGAAGCTGCCAATCGTGAGGCATCTGCAGGCGAAGGTGGACTTCAACTGGTACAACTCAACTCTTTTCAGAATTGAGGCCGTGAAGGAGCCCAAGCCCATCGTAGAGGGAGAGATGATAATAGACGAGAAAGTTTACAAGGACGACGAGAGCTGGGCGACCCCCTACTGATCTCTTTTCCATTTTGGATTTTCAAATCGGCAAGCTTATATCTCCGTAACCTTACAAGCCCTAATGCAGGTTCAGGTTTCGCTCAGCAGGGACCTCTCCTTCTTCGACATAACAATGATTGGAATCGCCGGCATGATTGGTGCTGGCGTTTTCGCTCTTACTGGTATCGCAGCGGGTATTGCAGGGCCCGCTATCATTCTTGCATTCTTTCTCAACGGAATAATCGCAACTCTCACGGGCTTGGCCTATGCGGAACTTGGTTCAGCGATGCCTCAGGCTGGAGGAGGGTATCTGTGGATTAAGGAGGCGATGGGGGATTATGCTGGCTTCATGGCGGGCTGGATTGACTGGGCCGCTCACACCATCGCCTGTGCCCTTTACGCGGTGACCTTCGGAGCCTTTTTTGCGGAGATGCTTGTTGGCTTTGTTGGTTTACCTCTACCTCACG
The nucleotide sequence above comes from Archaeoglobus fulgidus DSM 4304. Encoded proteins:
- the speD gene encoding adenosylmethionine decarboxylase, whose product is MIVGRHIIAELYGVKEELIAKEEVVRSIVEEVVDKAELTKVGSVYKQFNPHGVTGIVLIAESHVSIHTWPEYGLVNLDIFTCGDTSKVEKAFKLFLEKFKPESYRHYVLDRG
- a CDS encoding bis-aminopropyl spermidine synthase family protein, which translates into the protein MDRIVRQILVKLLGGERSVYELIYYQDASLREFFELLNSLRDEGLIEVESGKVRITEKGREVAEKERLKFCGDVECECCEGTGLSINPYFKEILQKYSEIAKDRPETIEVYDQGFISLEGVIRRVEFVYDRGDLNGRIFVVGDDDLFGIAASLTGMPEKVAVVDIDERLINFINRVAEEYSLNVEAFVYDVQQAFPDELKRKFDVFVTDPVETIPGLKLFLSRGVSTLKGVGGAGYFGITTLEASRRKWYEIQRMIHDMGFIITDLRRRFNVYPEDEKNFFRFQEKLPIVRHLQAKVDFNWYNSTLFRIEAVKEPKPIVEGEMIIDEKVYKDDESWATPY
- a CDS encoding ABC transporter ATP-binding protein, with the translated sequence MVGYAVELEGISKSYDSTTVLEDINLRIQQGEFFSLLGPSGSGKTTIIRIIAGLTFPDQGFVRINGEDCTSLPPYRRNVGMVFQNLALFPHLNVFENVAYGLRLRKIPEGEIKDRVYRYLELVNLDPEIYAKRKVEQLSGGQQQRVAIARALVTEPSILLLDEPLGALDLKIRQHMISELKRIQKTLGTTFIYVTHDQSEALLLSDRLAVLNEGRIHQIGTPREIYERPKTRFVASFIGETNFLEARVVNGEVITEIGKVRVFGLDGAREFCISIRPEKLKINQQAENTFEAVVEEIGYLGSFLMLKLRAGDVVVKAFAPPQENVREGERVIVGWDSRDAVILEA
- the proS gene encoding proline--tRNA ligase, which codes for MTLPSKENFSEWYHEVIQTAEIMDVRYPVKGLYVWFPFGFKIRQLVYSKLREIMDREHDEVYFPALIPETELGKEGEHIKGFEDEVYWITHGGLTPLDVKLALRPTSETAMYPMFRLWVRNHADLPLKVYQIVNTFRYETKHTRPLIRLREITSFKEAHTVHKDFEEAAEHVKKAIGFYKEFYDFLAIPYMVIRRPEWDKFPGAAYTIAFDTIMPDGRTLQIGTVHHLADNFARTFDIKYEAPNGEHYYAHQTCYGISERCIAALISVHGDDLGLVLPFEVAPVQIVIIPILYKGKEEAVMEACRKLAEKLKAFRVVLDEGEDRPGAKYYKWELKGVPIRFEIGPRDAEKGVAVVSFRDEKRKFEVPLDEVDEGKVLEWARELKQRLRNAAAERMAEKVKFVENTGEIEEWGGVVAVYLCSDEDCGHSVEEHGKSLLGWFEEVPDWLDLEPEGKCVVCGREGRLAALAKTY